A stretch of the Dyella telluris genome encodes the following:
- a CDS encoding AI-2E family transporter: MSSQAPASPVASASQRAVVIIAAACVLALLYFGREVLVPIILAIFLSLLVAPWTRLFRRVGLGHTSSVLVAVGVLAVVVAGMATMVGTQVVHVARSLPQYEVTIRTKVKSLREETLGRLDFLQGELGKVIDGNGQGAAPATASSAQLPFVAPPYLTNAPGEAHPASASTKATSAPLTLVTRVLSTAWVPLETAGIVLVVLIFVLLEHESLRDRFIRLAGGTDLRATTAAINDAGERLSRFFVSTFSVNFSVGVAIWLGLTVIGVPSAPLWGVLTAALRFVPYVGVWLVAALVSVFAAAVAPGWSLLAMTIVLYLFVEVVVSQLIEPFLYGHTTGLSPLAVVVAAIFWSWLWGPVGLLMSTPLTLCLVVAGRHVKALDLLNVLLGDAPALTLPQRVYQRALSGDANEIISEARDFLKRKSFAAYCDAVLLPALQLARADLSAGAINTVQQTAVRRAIVTVVETLDSHESKWSRWRRRPSVLDDANIGRSLRQHREDAFGRWQGPLTVAPGSVVLCVGLGSMADDLSTELLTRILRDLHIDARHLFIDDFTAFDAEPHPDATKDAVSMVYVVSTHPEAERDAYDNVVSVVRNRLPKACIVGVLFPEPLVTAEATLPANAEVNEVVSSLEQAAQQAIVRIPEGGAATA, from the coding sequence ATGTCGTCGCAAGCCCCCGCTTCGCCCGTCGCATCCGCCAGCCAGCGCGCCGTCGTCATCATTGCGGCGGCCTGCGTGCTGGCGTTGCTGTACTTCGGGCGCGAAGTGCTGGTGCCGATCATCCTGGCGATTTTCCTCAGCCTGCTGGTGGCGCCATGGACGCGCCTGTTCCGGCGTGTCGGTTTGGGTCACACCTCGTCAGTTCTCGTCGCGGTCGGCGTGCTGGCGGTGGTGGTCGCCGGCATGGCCACCATGGTCGGCACGCAGGTGGTCCACGTGGCGCGCAGCCTGCCGCAGTACGAAGTGACCATCCGCACCAAGGTGAAGTCCCTGCGCGAGGAAACGCTCGGCCGGCTGGATTTCCTGCAGGGCGAGCTGGGCAAGGTGATCGACGGCAACGGGCAGGGGGCGGCGCCGGCGACGGCCAGTTCGGCCCAGTTGCCCTTTGTGGCGCCGCCCTACCTGACCAACGCGCCGGGCGAAGCCCATCCTGCATCTGCGTCGACCAAGGCGACGTCCGCGCCGCTCACCCTGGTGACCCGCGTGCTGTCCACCGCCTGGGTACCGCTGGAAACGGCGGGCATCGTGCTGGTGGTACTGATCTTCGTGTTGCTGGAACACGAATCCCTGCGTGACCGCTTCATCCGGCTGGCAGGTGGTACCGACCTGCGCGCCACCACGGCGGCGATCAACGATGCGGGCGAGCGCCTGTCGCGCTTCTTCGTTTCCACGTTCTCGGTGAACTTCAGTGTGGGCGTGGCGATCTGGCTGGGCCTGACGGTGATCGGCGTGCCCAGTGCGCCGTTGTGGGGCGTGCTGACCGCGGCGCTGCGTTTCGTGCCTTATGTGGGCGTGTGGCTGGTGGCGGCGCTGGTCAGTGTGTTTGCGGCGGCCGTGGCGCCCGGCTGGTCGCTGCTGGCCATGACCATCGTGCTCTACCTGTTCGTCGAGGTGGTGGTTTCGCAGTTGATCGAACCGTTCCTGTACGGGCATACCACCGGCCTCTCGCCGCTGGCCGTGGTGGTGGCGGCGATTTTCTGGAGCTGGCTGTGGGGGCCGGTGGGGTTGTTGATGTCCACGCCGCTGACCCTGTGCCTGGTGGTTGCCGGCCGTCACGTGAAAGCACTGGACCTGCTCAATGTGTTGCTTGGCGATGCACCGGCGCTCACCCTGCCGCAACGGGTGTATCAGCGCGCACTGTCGGGCGATGCCAACGAAATCATCAGCGAGGCGCGGGACTTCCTGAAGCGCAAGAGTTTCGCGGCCTATTGCGATGCCGTGCTGCTGCCAGCGCTGCAACTGGCGCGGGCCGACCTTTCCGCCGGCGCGATCAACACGGTGCAACAGACGGCCGTGCGGCGTGCCATTGTCACCGTGGTCGAGACCCTCGACAGCCACGAAAGCAAATGGAGTCGCTGGCGGCGGCGCCCGTCCGTGCTTGACGACGCGAACATCGGCCGCAGCCTGCGGCAGCATCGCGAGGATGCCTTTGGTCGCTGGCAAGGCCCGCTCACGGTGGCACCGGGATCGGTGGTGCTTTGCGTGGGACTGGGCTCCATGGCGGATGACCTCTCCACCGAGCTGCTCACGCGCATCCTGCGCGACCTTCATATCGACGCGCGTCACCTTTTCATCGACGACTTCACGGCGTTCGACGCCGAACCGCACCCGGATGCGACAAAGGACGCGGTCTCGATGGTCTACGTCGTCAGCACGCACCCCGAGGCAGAGCGCGATGCCTACGACAACGTGGTGAGCGTGGTGCGTAACCGCCTGCCCAAGGCATGCATCGTGGGGGTGCTGTTTCCGGAGCCGCTGGTGACCGCCGAGGCTACGCTGCCTGCAAATGCCGAGGTCAACGAAGTGGTCAGCTCGCTGGAGCAGGCCGCGCAGCAGGCCATTGTCCGCATTCCTGAAGGCGGTGCGGCGACGGCGTAA
- a CDS encoding flagellar motor protein yields MDLVSLIGTILAFIVIIVGTILKGSSVEALWNPAAFVIVFLGTIAALLVQNSGKVLKHAMKIFPMVYKPPQHQPSDLISRIVGWSEISRRQGLLGLEPQIDSESDTFVRKGLQLLVDGSEPEAIRGVLEVEVDAREHHDLAGAKVFENAGIFSPTMGIIGAVMGLMAVMQNLADPSKLGHGIAAAFVATIYGVALANLLMIPMSARLKALIHKQTQMREILIEGLVAIAEGANPRQIEAKLQGYLA; encoded by the coding sequence ATGGATCTGGTAAGTCTCATCGGCACGATCCTGGCGTTCATCGTCATCATCGTCGGCACCATCCTCAAGGGCTCCAGCGTGGAAGCGCTGTGGAACCCTGCGGCCTTCGTCATCGTGTTCCTCGGCACCATCGCCGCGTTGCTGGTGCAGAACTCCGGCAAGGTGCTCAAGCACGCCATGAAGATTTTCCCCATGGTGTACAAGCCGCCGCAGCACCAGCCATCGGACTTGATCAGCCGCATCGTGGGCTGGAGTGAAATCTCGCGTCGCCAGGGCCTGCTCGGCCTGGAGCCGCAGATCGATTCGGAAAGCGACACCTTCGTGCGCAAGGGCCTGCAGCTGCTGGTGGACGGCAGCGAGCCTGAGGCCATCCGCGGCGTGCTGGAAGTGGAAGTGGACGCGCGTGAACACCACGACCTCGCCGGTGCCAAGGTGTTCGAGAACGCCGGCATCTTCTCGCCGACCATGGGCATCATCGGTGCGGTGATGGGGCTGATGGCGGTGATGCAGAACCTGGCCGACCCGAGCAAGCTGGGTCACGGCATCGCCGCGGCGTTCGTCGCGACCATCTACGGCGTGGCGCTGGCGAACCTGCTGATGATCCCGATGTCGGCACGCCTGAAGGCGCTGATCCACAAGCAGACGCAGATGCGCGAGATCCTGATCGAAGGCCTGGTGGCCATCGCTGAAGGCGCGAACCCGCGCCAGATCGAAGCGAAGCTGCAAGGCTACCTGGCGTAA
- a CDS encoding chemotaxis protein CheW gives MTHANNNQDWLSFRIGGQLYAAPLTQVSEVLRDGELTPVPGSAGDLLGIRHLRGRIVPVLDGRRRLGLSEEGRADPFQVRLVMLSHGPHLVGIRVDAVGELLSARSSDIAPPPPGGAARDDEPVHGVLPSQGGFVALLDVRRLCRLPLEHEAA, from the coding sequence ATGACCCACGCAAACAACAACCAAGATTGGCTCTCCTTCCGCATTGGCGGTCAGCTTTACGCCGCGCCGCTGACGCAGGTGAGCGAGGTGCTGCGTGATGGCGAGCTGACGCCGGTGCCGGGTTCCGCCGGCGACCTGCTTGGCATTCGCCACCTGCGTGGACGCATCGTGCCGGTTCTGGACGGACGGCGTCGCCTGGGCCTGTCGGAAGAAGGGCGCGCCGACCCGTTCCAGGTGCGCCTGGTGATGCTCTCGCACGGTCCGCACCTGGTGGGCATCCGCGTGGATGCCGTGGGCGAGCTGTTGTCGGCCCGTTCGTCGGATATCGCACCGCCCCCGCCGGGCGGCGCGGCGCGCGACGATGAACCCGTGCACGGCGTGCTGCCGTCGCAGGGCGGCTTCGTGGCACTTCTTGACGTACGTCGTCTGTGCCGTCTGCCGCTGGAGCACGAAGCGGCCTGA
- a CDS encoding SphA family protein — MKRLVPALLLLAVTAAAPALATEGGVGRSITGLQAASYSGLVPPTPGWNWQLAYAYYNGDIGGSREVPLTGGGSSLGIKAEFQLFEAVGMYIWNTKPSSWNFASMVELPFAYVGATADVDFGRLHASTHDSATGLYDMTFVPVIASHHFSQTQHLSLALYIEAPTGDYTKGNLANTSLNTWVFTPTVGYTQLFSQGSLEWSTTAGVDFYTKDDATNYQNGSVFHVDSLLVKRFPSGWGIGGVGGWIYQIDKDTGPLADRLNGFKGRAVSLGPMVNYLKKWQGGQVEFSLRWLHEFDVKNRTQGNPAMLSASISL; from the coding sequence ATGAAACGACTTGTGCCTGCGCTTCTTTTGCTTGCCGTTACCGCGGCTGCACCGGCCCTTGCGACCGAGGGCGGTGTCGGCAGATCGATTACCGGCCTGCAGGCGGCATCCTATTCGGGCCTGGTGCCACCGACTCCGGGATGGAACTGGCAGCTGGCCTACGCCTATTACAACGGCGACATCGGCGGCTCCAGGGAAGTCCCGCTGACGGGTGGCGGGTCCTCACTGGGTATCAAAGCGGAGTTTCAGTTGTTCGAAGCCGTAGGCATGTACATCTGGAACACCAAGCCATCGTCATGGAACTTCGCCTCGATGGTCGAACTGCCGTTTGCCTACGTGGGTGCAACGGCCGATGTCGATTTCGGGCGCCTGCATGCGAGCACGCATGACAGCGCCACAGGCCTGTACGACATGACCTTCGTACCGGTGATCGCCAGCCATCACTTCAGCCAGACACAACACCTTTCGCTGGCCCTGTACATCGAAGCGCCGACTGGCGATTACACCAAGGGAAATCTGGCCAACACGAGCTTGAATACCTGGGTGTTCACGCCGACGGTGGGTTATACGCAGCTGTTCTCGCAGGGTTCGCTGGAATGGAGCACCACGGCAGGTGTGGATTTCTATACCAAGGATGACGCCACCAACTACCAGAACGGTTCGGTTTTCCACGTCGATTCGCTGCTGGTGAAGCGTTTCCCCTCGGGTTGGGGTATTGGCGGCGTGGGCGGCTGGATCTACCAGATCGACAAGGACACGGGCCCGCTGGCCGATCGGCTCAATGGCTTCAAGGGTCGGGCCGTGTCATTGGGCCCGATGGTGAACTACCTGAAGAAGTGGCAGGGTGGCCAGGTTGAATTTTCGCTGCGCTGGCTGCACGAGTTCGACGTGAAGAACCGCACGCAGGGTAATCCTGCCATGTTGTCAGCGTCGATCTCGCTCTGA
- the motD gene encoding flagellar motor protein MotD: MARKKKHHEDHVNHEAWAIPYADLMTLLLAFFVVMYAVSVVNEGKYRVMSNSIIEAFNGSSRVIAPMPQTRAQPRNVDPAIASPQTRPGAASTPVSVPIPASPQLVRAVDSRSASMSQEKRNLESIRDQVQHALQPLIDKQMVIVRKTTSWLEIELRTDILFASGAAKLSPEANEVLDSMASILRPFPNAVRVEGYTDDRPINTALYPSNWELSAARAASVARLFSEQGVDPSRLGIMGWGEYRPSADNTTPDGRNHNRRVLIVVLSGEDAPKRLLNDLQSGQLTADDNGAPAPASSAAPVAVASANADAPGATPTIEVVAPKPVDDVPVNKVILSRPVRTAQQDGDARPDLAPHATLPDVATGAITVGGARVTSPEHGP, from the coding sequence GTGGCCAGGAAGAAAAAACATCACGAAGACCACGTCAACCACGAGGCCTGGGCGATTCCCTATGCCGACCTGATGACGCTGCTGCTTGCCTTCTTCGTGGTGATGTATGCGGTGTCCGTGGTGAACGAAGGCAAGTACCGCGTGATGTCCAATTCCATCATCGAGGCGTTCAACGGCTCCAGCCGCGTGATTGCACCGATGCCACAGACGCGCGCGCAGCCGCGCAACGTCGACCCCGCCATCGCCTCGCCGCAGACCCGGCCGGGTGCGGCCTCCACGCCCGTGAGCGTGCCGATTCCGGCGTCCCCGCAGCTGGTGCGCGCGGTGGATTCGCGTTCGGCATCGATGTCGCAGGAGAAGCGCAATCTGGAGTCCATCCGGGACCAGGTGCAGCACGCGTTGCAGCCGCTGATCGACAAGCAGATGGTGATCGTGCGCAAGACCACCTCGTGGCTGGAGATCGAGCTGCGTACGGATATCCTGTTTGCCAGCGGCGCGGCCAAGCTGTCGCCCGAGGCGAACGAGGTGCTGGACAGCATGGCGTCCATCCTCCGGCCCTTCCCCAATGCGGTGCGCGTGGAGGGTTACACGGACGACCGACCCATCAATACCGCGCTGTATCCGTCGAACTGGGAACTCTCCGCCGCACGCGCGGCGAGCGTGGCCCGATTGTTTTCGGAGCAAGGTGTTGACCCGTCGCGACTGGGCATCATGGGCTGGGGCGAGTATCGGCCCAGCGCGGACAACACCACCCCGGACGGCCGCAACCACAACCGCCGCGTGCTGATCGTGGTGCTGAGCGGGGAAGACGCACCCAAGCGCCTCCTCAATGATCTGCAGAGCGGCCAACTGACCGCGGACGACAACGGCGCCCCGGCCCCGGCCTCCAGCGCAGCTCCCGTTGCCGTGGCCTCCGCGAACGCCGATGCCCCTGGTGCCACGCCCACCATCGAGGTGGTAGCGCCCAAACCGGTCGACGACGTACCGGTGAACAAGGTCATTCTGTCCAGGCCGGTGCGCACCGCGCAGCAGGATGGCGATGCCCGGCCGGATCTCGCGCCGCACGCGACGCTACCCGATGTCGCCACTGGTGCGATCACGGTGGGCGGTGCGCGGGTGACCTCGCCCGAGCATGGCCCATGA